One stretch of Microvirga lotononidis DNA includes these proteins:
- the nudC gene encoding NAD(+) diphosphatase: MTRPIAYISNPLVRHSAERDPVALANAARDPRTAMVVLAGDLPILLAGEPGTSLLPASILDRLPGHQEQVFLGMLGDRPVVATLAAPETAESFQDDASLAVVDLRSIAVRGLVPAEELGLLAMAKSLLDWHRRHRFCANCGAPTQLAQAGFRRDCSACGAQHFPRTDPVVIMLITRGDKCLMGRQPRFAEKMYSCLAGFLEPGETIEDAVRRETFEEAGIRVGAVRYMTSQPWPFPSNVMIGCIGEALTDEITFDGEELEDARWFTKEDVRRMLEGTHEQFNAPSPIAIANHLIREWVKE, translated from the coding sequence ATGACACGCCCCATCGCCTACATCTCGAATCCGCTCGTGCGCCACAGTGCCGAGCGGGACCCGGTGGCCCTGGCCAACGCGGCCCGGGATCCGCGCACCGCCATGGTGGTCCTCGCCGGGGACCTGCCCATCCTCCTGGCCGGCGAGCCGGGGACAAGCCTGCTCCCTGCCTCGATCCTCGACCGCCTCCCTGGGCATCAGGAGCAGGTCTTTCTCGGCATGCTCGGAGACCGCCCCGTGGTGGCGACCCTGGCGGCGCCGGAGACGGCGGAATCGTTCCAGGACGATGCGTCCCTCGCCGTCGTGGACCTGCGCTCCATCGCCGTGCGCGGACTCGTTCCGGCGGAGGAACTCGGGCTGCTCGCCATGGCGAAGTCCCTGCTCGACTGGCACCGGCGGCACCGCTTCTGCGCCAATTGCGGCGCGCCGACGCAGCTCGCGCAGGCGGGCTTCCGGCGCGACTGCAGTGCCTGCGGGGCGCAGCATTTCCCCCGCACCGATCCCGTGGTGATCATGCTGATCACGCGGGGCGACAAATGCCTCATGGGCCGCCAGCCGCGCTTCGCCGAAAAGATGTATTCCTGCCTCGCGGGCTTCCTGGAGCCGGGGGAGACCATTGAGGACGCGGTGCGCCGGGAGACCTTCGAGGAGGCCGGCATCCGGGTCGGCGCCGTGCGCTACATGACCTCCCAGCCCTGGCCCTTCCCGTCCAACGTCATGATCGGCTGCATCGGCGAGGCACTCACCGACGAGATCACGTTCGACGGCGAAGAGCTGGAGGATGCCCGCTGGTTCACGAAGGAGGATGTCCGGCGCATGCTGGAGGGCACCCACGAGCAATTCAACGCCCCCTCGCCGATCGCCATTGCCAACCACCTGATCCGGGAATGGGTGAAGGAATAG
- a CDS encoding molybdenum cofactor biosynthesis protein MoaE — MTVTVRIQAEPFDTAGETAVLTGGRADIGAVVAFTGLCRDEGGRLAALELEHYPGMAEAEIGRIAGVAQTRWPILGLTIIHRFGRIGPGEEIVLVLAASAHRQAAFEAASFLMDYLKTHAPFWKREHLKDGTIGAWVEAKEIDDRALERWR; from the coding sequence ATGACCGTCACCGTCCGCATCCAGGCAGAGCCCTTCGATACCGCCGGCGAGACGGCCGTCCTGACCGGGGGGAGGGCGGATATCGGCGCCGTGGTCGCCTTCACGGGCCTGTGCCGGGACGAGGGCGGGCGGCTCGCGGCCCTCGAACTCGAGCATTATCCCGGCATGGCCGAGGCCGAGATCGGCCGCATCGCCGGCGTGGCGCAAACCCGCTGGCCGATTCTCGGCCTCACGATCATCCACCGCTTCGGCAGGATCGGGCCGGGCGAGGAGATCGTGCTCGTGCTTGCTGCCAGCGCCCATCGCCAAGCGGCCTTCGAGGCCGCCTCGTTCCTGATGGATTATCTGAAAACCCACGCGCCGTTCTGGAAGCGCGAGCACCTCAAGGACGGGACGATCGGCGCTTGGGTCGAGGCCAAGGAGATCGACGACCGGGCCTTGGAGCGGTGGCGCTGA
- the moaD gene encoding molybdopterin converting factor subunit 1, whose protein sequence is MKLVYFAWVRERVGKTDEQVALPEGIDTVADLVRWLKSRGEEYEYAFENEGIVRAAIDHVHVKPDARITGAQEIAFFPPMTGG, encoded by the coding sequence ATGAAGCTCGTCTATTTCGCCTGGGTGCGCGAACGGGTCGGCAAGACCGACGAGCAGGTGGCGCTGCCGGAAGGCATCGACACGGTGGCCGATCTGGTGCGCTGGCTGAAGAGCCGGGGCGAGGAATACGAATATGCCTTCGAGAACGAGGGCATCGTCCGCGCCGCCATCGACCATGTCCACGTGAAGCCCGACGCCCGGATCACGGGCGCGCAGGAAATCGCCTTCTTCCCCCCGATGACGGGAGGCTAG
- the pgsA gene encoding CDP-diacylglycerol--glycerol-3-phosphate 3-phosphatidyltransferase, whose product MKTVSSLGRSKAFNLANMLTYGRLIAVPAVVALLFWPEDHWSRWLALFVFALAAITDYLDGYVARTFAQQSALGRMLDPIADKLLVAASLLMLVADGTIRGWALWAAIVILCREILVSGLREFLAELKVSVPVSRVAKWKTTLQLVALGFLIAGPAGETVLPNNILIGTILLWIAAILTIYTGWDYFKNGIHHLMDEG is encoded by the coding sequence ATGAAGACCGTTTCCTCCTTGGGCCGCTCGAAGGCTTTCAACCTTGCGAACATGCTGACCTACGGTCGGCTCATCGCGGTGCCGGCCGTGGTCGCTCTCCTGTTCTGGCCCGAGGACCACTGGTCCCGCTGGCTGGCCCTGTTCGTGTTTGCCCTGGCGGCGATCACCGATTACCTCGACGGCTATGTGGCCCGCACCTTCGCCCAGCAATCGGCCCTGGGGCGCATGCTGGACCCCATCGCCGACAAGCTTCTGGTGGCGGCGAGCCTGCTCATGCTGGTCGCCGACGGCACCATCCGGGGATGGGCGCTGTGGGCCGCCATCGTCATCCTCTGCCGCGAGATCCTGGTTTCGGGCCTGCGGGAATTCCTGGCCGAGCTGAAGGTGAGCGTGCCCGTCAGCCGGGTGGCCAAATGGAAGACGACGCTCCAGCTCGTGGCTCTGGGCTTCCTGATCGCGGGACCGGCCGGCGAAACGGTTTTGCCCAACAACATCCTCATCGGCACGATCCTTTTGTGGATCGCCGCCATTCTGACGATCTACACGGGCTGGGACTACTTCAAGAACGGCATCCACCACCTCATGGACGAGGGCTAG
- the uvrC gene encoding excinuclease ABC subunit UvrC yields MSRNTTNDVPPDILDNEEDDEAVAVESGSDVEFDLEAHPGSVQRGTEVIRHFWNTLPNAPGVYRMLDAKGDVLYVGKAKSLKNRVGSYARGQAHSNRIARMIGETASMEFVTTATETEALLLEANLIKQLKPRYNVLLRDDKSLPYILLTADHEAPQLVKHRGARKRKGDYYGPFASVWAVNRTINALQRAFLLRSCNDSYYENRTRPCLLYQIKRCSGPCTNEISREEYAELVSEARGFLSGKSNAVKQRITDEMQQAAEELEFERAARCRDRLAALSAIQGVQGINTQSVEEADVFAVDEQAGQFCVEVFFFRNWQNWGNRAYFPKADKSMSREEVLGSFMAQFYDDKPAPRLILLSHEIEDAELMAAALSTRTENRVEIHAPQRGERRQLIEYVLRNAREALGRRLADTSSQQKLLVSLGQAFGLSKAPRRVEVYDNSHIMGTNAVGAMVVAGANGFMKQHYRTFNMKSEDLKPGDDYGMMREMLQRRFARLVKEEPRGAETEGHPADDSFPAWPDLVLIDGGKGQLEAARQALAEVGVSEDDVALIGIAKGRDRDAGRETFFKPGQPPFKMPPRDPALYFVQRLRDEAHRFAIGAHRAKRKRELVKNPLDEIPGIGPTRKRALLHHFGTVKAIQRAALEDLVKAPGVNAATARAVYDFFHERG; encoded by the coding sequence CGTTGCCGTCGAGAGCGGCTCGGATGTCGAGTTCGACCTGGAGGCCCATCCGGGCTCGGTCCAGCGCGGCACCGAGGTCATTCGGCATTTCTGGAACACCCTTCCCAATGCGCCCGGCGTCTACCGCATGCTCGATGCCAAGGGCGACGTGCTCTATGTGGGCAAGGCGAAGAGCCTGAAGAACCGCGTCGGCTCCTATGCGCGGGGGCAGGCGCATTCCAACCGCATTGCCCGCATGATCGGCGAAACCGCCTCGATGGAATTCGTCACCACGGCGACGGAGACCGAGGCGCTTCTGCTCGAAGCCAACCTCATCAAGCAGCTCAAGCCCCGCTACAATGTGCTCCTGCGGGACGACAAGTCGCTGCCCTACATCCTGCTCACCGCCGACCACGAGGCGCCGCAGCTCGTGAAGCATCGCGGCGCGAGGAAGCGCAAAGGGGATTATTACGGCCCCTTCGCCAGTGTCTGGGCGGTGAACCGCACCATCAACGCCCTGCAGCGGGCGTTCCTGCTGCGCTCCTGCAACGACAGCTATTACGAGAACCGCACGCGGCCTTGCCTGCTCTACCAAATCAAGCGCTGCTCGGGACCGTGCACGAACGAGATATCGCGGGAGGAATATGCCGAGCTGGTTTCGGAGGCGCGCGGCTTCCTGTCGGGCAAGTCGAACGCCGTGAAGCAGCGCATCACGGACGAGATGCAGCAGGCCGCCGAGGAGCTGGAATTCGAGCGCGCCGCGCGCTGCCGCGATCGCCTGGCAGCCCTGTCGGCCATCCAGGGCGTGCAGGGCATCAACACGCAATCGGTGGAGGAGGCGGACGTCTTCGCCGTCGACGAACAGGCGGGGCAGTTCTGCGTGGAAGTGTTCTTCTTCCGGAACTGGCAGAACTGGGGCAATCGCGCCTACTTCCCGAAGGCCGACAAATCCATGAGCCGGGAGGAGGTCCTCGGCTCGTTCATGGCGCAGTTCTACGACGACAAGCCCGCGCCCCGGCTGATCCTGCTCTCCCACGAGATCGAGGATGCCGAGCTCATGGCCGCAGCCCTGTCCACCCGGACGGAGAACCGGGTCGAGATCCATGCGCCCCAGCGCGGCGAGCGGCGTCAGCTCATCGAATACGTGCTGCGCAATGCCCGCGAGGCGCTCGGCCGGCGGCTTGCGGACACGTCCTCGCAGCAGAAGCTTCTCGTATCTTTGGGACAGGCCTTTGGATTGTCGAAGGCGCCGCGGCGCGTCGAGGTCTACGACAACTCGCACATCATGGGCACCAATGCGGTGGGCGCCATGGTGGTGGCCGGTGCCAACGGCTTCATGAAGCAGCATTACCGCACCTTCAACATGAAGTCCGAGGACCTGAAGCCTGGCGACGATTACGGCATGATGCGCGAGATGCTGCAGCGCCGTTTCGCCCGCCTGGTGAAGGAGGAGCCGCGCGGCGCCGAGACGGAGGGACATCCGGCCGACGATTCCTTTCCCGCCTGGCCCGACCTGGTCCTGATCGACGGCGGCAAGGGGCAGCTGGAGGCGGCCAGGCAGGCCCTGGCCGAGGTCGGCGTCAGCGAGGACGACGTGGCCCTGATCGGCATCGCCAAGGGTCGCGACCGGGATGCGGGGCGCGAGACCTTCTTCAAGCCGGGCCAGCCGCCCTTCAAGATGCCGCCGCGGGACCCCGCGCTCTATTTCGTGCAGCGCCTGCGCGACGAGGCCCACCGCTTCGCCATCGGGGCGCACCGGGCCAAGCGCAAGCGGGAACTGGTGAAGAACCCGCTCGACGAGATTCCCGGCATCGGCCCCACTCGCAAACGGGCGCTTCTGCACCATTTCGGAACCGTCAAGGCCATCCAGCGGGCAGCCCTGGAGGACCTGGTGAAGGCGCCCGGCGTCAATGCGGCAACGGCCCGGGCCGTCTACGATTTCTTCCACGAGCGGGGATAG